A window of Hevea brasiliensis isolate MT/VB/25A 57/8 chromosome 14, ASM3005281v1, whole genome shotgun sequence contains these coding sequences:
- the LOC131172848 gene encoding receptor-like protein EIX2 yields the protein MHDFIHDLAQSITKDRYFAVENVCEGIHHVYWPSSLNEIEMLVKVKGMRTLFFESFPESECFKVEEMPKLLQSSLSFPRLTASDDVLALLEVTEESILLDNSCFIIVKYSSSVLAWASRALACSLPEVLEETHWGLNSPLPSLMYLSLSNNHLVGSISEVHFSKLNKLKFLGLSSNSFFSNLKNPLTVVPFADVDLSSNFLEGPTPLSSFEIELLELSNYRFCGPIPKKLAQSMPNLVFLSLSVMTYRSIPSSIGNCSFLNAMDLSFKNLSGQIPLSFSRLNQLRSLHLSNNKLTGSLPSSFQNLSNLETLDLGNNRLSCEIPPWIGSGFADLRILSLRSNAFFSEIPSTLSNLSSLQVLDLAKNNLAGSIPVTFGDFKAMSLEQYINEYLPYGKYRGVYYEESLIVNIKGGAQKYTKTLSLVTSRDLASNNLHGEFPKEITKLVGLVALNLSKNQVIGYLNLSDNNFSGMIPYMGHVTTFDASSFDGNSGLRGAPLVLKCPGNDSNGGGGSIVEDSSDGFSDMWFYLSIGLGFAVGILVPFLIFSIRKPWSHAYFLLVDKTVDRLLYLACKTATRFRNRCNFQA from the exons ATGCATGATTTTATCCATGATCTAGCACAATCAATAACAAAGGATAGATACTTTGCAGTAGAGAATGTTTGCGAAGGAATCCATCATGTATATTGGCCATcttctttgaatgaaattgagaTGCTGGTTAAAGTTAAGGGCATGAGGACATTATTTTTTGAAAGTTTTCCTGAGAGT GAGTGCTTTAAGGTGGAGGAAATGCCAAAACTCCTGCAATCTTCATTGTCATTTCCAAGGCTGACTGCTTCCGATGATGTGCTAGCTTTACTGGAAGTTACAGAAGAATCTATCTTGCTTGATAATAGTTGCTTCATTATAGTGAAATATTCTTCTTCTGTTTTAGCTTGGGCAAGTAGAGCGCTTGCAT GTAGTTTGCCTGAAGTCCTTGAAGAAACGCATTGGGGTTTAAACAGTCCCTTGCCTAGTTTGATGTACTTGAGCCTATCCAACAATCATTTAGTTG GTTCAATATCTGAAGTGCATTTCTCAAAGCTTAATAAATTGAAGTTCTTGGGATTGAGCTCTAATTCATTCTTTTCCAAT CTAAAAAATCCTTTGACTGTAGTTCCCTTTGCAGATGTTGATTTGAGCTCCAACTTTCTAGAAGGACCAACTCCCCTTTCcagttttgagattgagttgctaGAACTCTCCAACTATCGTTTTTGTGGTCCTATTCCGAAAAAACTTGCTCAATCCATGCCAAACTTGGTCTTCCTCTCTCTTTCAG TAATGACTTATCGTAGCATTCCTTCAAGCATTGGGAATTGCTCTTTCCTAAATGCAATGGATCTTAGCTTCAAAAATTTGTCCGGGCAGATTCCATTGTCTTTTAGTCGGTTAAATCAGCTCAGGTCACTTCATCTGAGCAATAATAAACTTACAGGAAGCCTTCCATCATCTTTTCAAAATTTATCAAACTTGGAGACTTTGGATCTTGGTAACAACAGATTATCGTGTGAAATTCCACCATGGATTGGAAGTGGTTTTGCAGACCTTAGAATTTTGAGCTTAAGGTCAAATGCATTTTTTAGTGAAATTCCTTCCACTCTGTCAAATTTAAGCTCACTGCAGGTCCTTGACCTTGCTAAAAACAATTTGGCTGGAAGCATTCCAGTCACTTTTGGAGATTTTAAAGCCATGTCTCTAGAACAGTACATAAATGAATATCTACCATATGGGAAATACAGAGGCGTTTACTATGAAGAAAGCTTGATTGTGAATATAAAAGGTGGGGCTCAGAAGTATACAAAAACTCTTTCCTTGGTCACTAGTAGAGACCTTGCCAGCAACAACTTACATGGAGAGTTTCCTAAAGAAATCACAAAATTGGTGGGCTTAGTGGCTTTGAACTTGTCAAAGAACCAAGTCATCG GTTACTTGAATTTGTCCGACAATAACTTCTCAGGCATGATCCCTTATATGGGGCATGTGACAACTTTTGATGCATCATCTTTTGATGGGAACTCTGGTCTTCGTGGAGCTCCACTAGTCCTCAAATGCCCTGGTAATGATTCAAATGGAGGAGGAGGTTCCATTGTAGAAGACAGTAGTGATGGTTTCAGTGACATGTGGTTTTACTTGAGCATTGGCTTGGGATTTGCAGTAGGTATTTTAGTTCCTTTTCTGATTTTTTCTATCAGAAAACCTTGGAGCCATGCCTACTTCTTGCTTGTGGACAAAACTGTTGATAGACTACTATATTTGGCCTGCAAAACTGCTACTCGTTTCAGGAATCGTTGCAATTTCCAAGCCTAA
- the LOC131172847 gene encoding putative disease resistance protein RGA3: protein MIGREKDKEKMIESLLNPTGSQGNVSVNAIVGIGGLGKTALAQLVYNDEKVKNYFERKMWQCISEEFDLKLLVKKILECGTNNEVPNLLGLEQLHIRLKENLEGKRYLLVLDDVWNEDQKKWDDLKAYLLMGAPGSKILFTTRSTRVALVMGVDSPYVLQGLADNEAWDLFDKLAFGEGHGVVMNPNLIKIGKEMVKKCKGVPLAIRSLGSLMHLKTKESEWSSILESDLLKSFQTSENENALSVLKLSYCHMPTYLRQCFSYCAMFSKGHEFDKETLIRLWIAQRYIVCSSKDDDLEDIGDQYFNEL, encoded by the coding sequence ATGATAGGAAGGGAAAAAGATAAGGAAAAAATGATTGAGTCATTGTTGAATCCAACTGGTAGTCAAGGAAATGTTTCTGTGAATGCAATTGTTGGTATTGGGGGCTTAGGGAAGACTGCACTTGCCCAGTTGGTGTATAatgatgaaaaagttaaaaattacTTTGAAAGGAAGATGTGGCAatgtatttctgaggaatttgatttGAAATTGCTTGTTAAGAAGATCCTTGAATGTGGAACTAATAATGAGGTGCCTAATTTATTAGGATTAGAACAATTGCATATTCGCCTTAAAGAGAATTTAGAAGGGAAGAGGTATTTGTTGGTGTTAGATGATGTATGGAATGAAGATCAGAAAAAATGGGATGATTTGAAAGCTTACTTGTTGATGGGTGCCCCAGGGAGTAAAATTTTATTCACCACTCGTAGCACAAGAGTTGCATTAGTCATGGGTGTGGATTCCCCATATGTTTTGCAAGGTCTAGCAGACAATGAGGCTTGGGATTTATTTGACAAATTAGCATTTGGAGAGGGGCATGGTGTAGTGATGAATCCCAACCTAATAAAAATTGGAAAAGAGATGGTAAAGAAATGTAAAGGAGTTCCACTTGCAATAAGGAGTTTAGGAAGCCTCATGCATTTGAAAACTAAAGAGAGTGAGTGGTCTTCCATTTTAGAAAGTGACTTATTAAAGTCATTTCAAACAAGTGAGAATGAGAATGCTCTTTCTGTGCTGAAGTTGAGTTACTGTCACATGCCCACTTATTTAAGGCAATGTTTCAGTTATTGTGCAATGTTTTCCAAAGGTCACGAATTTGATAAAGAAACATTGATTCGTTTGTGGATAGCACAAAGATACATTGTTTGTTCAAGTAAGGATGATGATTTAGAGGATATTGGAGATCAATACTTCAATGAATTATAA